The genomic segment CTTGGCAGGCGCATCGACACGGCCGGTTTTACGAAAACCCATCGCCACGGCGCTACAGCCGGCACAACAATAGGGGTATACTGCCTGCGCTGATAATTAACTGCGAGGAACTGTTTGTGGAATCATCCGGATACAGCCTGGAAATACTGCTGGCTGTGAGCGCTGCAATGACGATCATTGGCGCACTGCTTGGTTGGGCGGTCAGTCGCAGCGCCACTGACGATGCGAAAAAAAATCGCGAGTTGGCCCTAAAACTTGACCAGGTGATGCAGGACAAAAAAGCCTATGAGGATGACGTGGTCGAACACTTTACCCAGACTGCGCAAATGCTAAACGGACTCACGGAAAGCTACCGGGAGGTGCACAACCATCTCGCCCAGGGCGCATCCAGTCTGTGTCAGGGCGCGGGCCCACTGCCACTCGAGCGAGTCGGAAGTAATGGCGAAGCCGCTGAGATACCAGGTAAGCTCGCGACAACACAGCCTCCCTTGGACTACGCTCCCAAAACCTCCCCTGATGAAAAAGGCATGCTCAACGAACAATTTGGCTTTGAGCGCGATGCCAGTGAGGACGAACCCCAAAAAATCGGCTGAGCCCGCTACACCGGGTTATCGATGTCGATAAACCGGTGTTGCAGACCGAAGTGCTCCTGCAAATGTTCACCCACGGCCTGTACACCGTAGCGCTCCGTGGCGTGATGGCCCGCCGCGACAAAATGAATACCCTCTTCGCGTGCAATGTGCACCGTGGCCTCGGACACCTCACCGGTTACGAAAAGGTCTGCTCCCGCCGCTACCGCAGCCTCAAGGTAACTCTGGGCAGCCCCCGTGCACCACGCGATGCGCCGGACCGGTGCCGCAGCGTCTCCAATGTGCAACGCCTGACGGCCTGTAAAACCCTCTACGCGTGAGACAAACGCCCCCGCACTTTCCGCGCGGGCAAGCGTCGCGATATTACCCACACTGTCAACCGCGCCCGGCTGCAATGGCTCCTGATCCTCATTGGCAATGCCCATAAGTCGACCAAGGCATGCGTTGTTACCCATCCTCGGGTGCGCATCCAGCGGCAGGTGATAGGCCAGCAGGCTCATATCGTGGTGCAACAGCGCCGTGAGGCGACGCTTCTTCATGCCCACCACCTCAGGCGCCTCGGAGCGCCAGAAGTACCCATGGTGCACCAGCAGGGCGTCAGCACCCCATGCCGCTGCCTCATCTATCAAATCTTGGCAGGCAGTCACTCCCGTGACGAGCCTGGTCACAACAGGCCGACCCTCAACCTGCAGACCATTGGGGCAGTAATCCTGAAACCGGTCAGGCCGCAGGCAATGATCCAGATACTGATGAAGCTCCCGGAGATCTACGCTCATAGTTTTTTCCGTTATAGCGCTGACGATGCGACTGCGTGGCATGCGCAGCTCGCTATACTATACAATGCCTGTGCGAACCTCACCCGGTCCTTCATGAAACAGATACTGACAGACTTTCTGTGGCCAGCCATTGCCGGCCTGCTTGCAGCACTCCTGATACTGGATCGCTGGGTCCTGCCCGTCGCACCCACCTGGACGGGGCCAGTCAGTTATTCTGCGGCCGTGGAGGCCGCTGCTCCCGCCGTGGTAAACATCTACACCGCCAAACTGATAAGGCAGCGTAGCAACCCCCTGCTGCATGATCGTCGCCTCAATCCGTCTGGTTTACGCCCCTCCCGACGCGGGCGCGTAGAACGCTCCCTTGGATCAGGCGTCATAATGACCGAGCAGGGGCATATTCTGACCAATAATCATGTCATAGACGGCGCGGATGCCATACAGGTGATGCTCAATGACGGGCGAACCGCAAACGCCTCCGTCGTCGGCACTGATATGGCCACTGATCTCGCCGTGCTGCAGGTAAAGCTGCCCGATTTGAAGGCCATCAACCTGGGCGATGCCGAAATGGCTCGCGTGGGCGATGTCGTGTTAGCGATCGGCAATCCACTGGGATTCAGGCACACCGTATCCCAGGGCATTATTTCCGCTTTGGGCCGGTTTGGCCTGCAGTCCGACATCTATGAAGACTATATCCAGACCGACGCGGCAATTCACTTGGGCAACTCGGGCGGCGCATTGATCGACTCTCAGGGCCGACTACTGGGGATTAACACGCTGATCTACACCGCCGAAGGCCGCACTCGCAATACGTCTACAGGCATCGGTATCAGCCTGGCCATACCGGTCAATCAGGCCCTCTACGTGATGGAGGACCTGATTCAGTATGGCTCAGTCATTCGCGGGTGGCTTGGAGTCAGCGCAGAACCGGTCGCGATGAATCAACAGGCGCAGGCCCTGTTGGTCGCCTCGGTCGCCCCGGACAGTCCCGCACAAAAAGCCGGCATGCAGGCGGGAGATTTGATCACGCATATCGACAACGAACCGGTGCGGGACGCCCGCTTGACCAGCCATCGCATAGCCATGCTCAAACCGGGCGACTCGGTGGATATCAGCGTGCAACGGGAGCGCCAGAGTCTGGAGCTGCAGGCCGTAGTGGGTGTGCTGAATCAGCCGAGGTAGTGATGGCAAAGCCGCACCCGACAGACCACCGCGGGTGTGTCTCCATAGGAGACGACAGGGCGCGCTATTTCGCCGGCTTCTTGTGCGTCAGGCGCATCTCGGCACTGCGGGCATGCGCCGTGAGCGATTCGCCACGGGCCAGCACCGACGCCATAGCACCCAACTCCTGTACACCCTGCTCACTGCACCTGATCAACGAACTGCGCTTCTGGAAATCGTACACACCCAGAGGCGAACTGAAGCGCGACCCGCCCGCCGTGGGCAACACGTGATTAGGGCCGGCGCAGTAATCGCCCAGCGCCTCGGACGTATAAGACCCCATAAAAATAGCCCCGGCATGCTCTATCTGCGGCAGCAGGGCTTCCGGGTCTTCGACTGACAGCTCGAGATGCTCCGGCGCAATCAAGTTACTGATCGCTGCCGCCTCCGCCAGATCACGGGTCACAATCATGGCTCCGCGCGCTCTCAGCGAGACGCCGATTATATCCGCCCGCTCCATGGTAGGGAGCAGACGCTCGATTCCCGCCCGCACCGCAGCGAGGTATTTGTGGTCGGGGCAGAGCAGGATGCACTGGGCGTTTTCATCATGTTCAGCCTGGGAAAACAAATCCATCACCACCCAGTCTGGATCGGTGTGACCGTCAGCGATAATGAGGATTTCTGAAGGGCCCGCCTCCATATCAATACCGACGCGACCAAACACCTGGCGCTTTGCCGTGGCCACATAAATATTGCCGGGGCCCACAATTTTGTCCACTGCGGGCAGCGTTTCGGTACCCAGCGCGAGTGCCGCGATGGCCTGTGCACCCCCTAGTGTGAACACTCTGTCGACGCCTGCTACCGCCGCCGCCGCCAACACCAGGTCGCTAACATCGCCCCCAGGGGCGGGTACGACCATGACAACTTCCGCAACCCCCGCCACTTTTGCCGGCAGGGCATTCATCAGCACGGAGGAGGGGTAACTGGCCTTACCGCCGGGCACATAAATGCCGACACGCGCCAATGCGGTAACACGCTGGCCCAGCACGTTCCCCAGTGCGTCCTCATACTGCCAGCTCTGTTGCAGCTGGCGCTCATGAAAATCGCGGATTCTCTGCGCAGCGTACTCCAGGGCTTCTCGCTGAGCGACATCGATATGGCACAGGGCCTCCGTCATTCGCTCCCGGCTCACCTCCAGCGTCGCAACGGACTCGACCTGCAAATTATCAAAGCGTGCTGTGTACTCCAGCACCGCAGCATCGCCCCGGCGGGCAACATCGGCAATAATGGCGGCAACCGTTTCATCAACGCTAGCGCCATCCACCTCGTCCCGGGAGGTGAGTCGCGTGAGCGCGGCATCAAAGTCCGCATCGGACGTATCGAGTTGTCGCATGTCAGTTCCCTTGCACAACCGCCGCGAGGGCATCCACCACGGCGGTGATCTGCTCATGCCGGGAGCGCAAAGAGGCTTTATTTACCACCAGGCGTGAGCTGATACGCGCGATTTCCTCGAGGGGCTCCATGCCATTGGCGCGCAGGGTATTACCGGTATCGACTATGTCTACGATCACATCCGCCAAATCCATAATCGGAGCGAGCTCCATCGCGCCGTAAAGCTTGATGAGGTCTACCTGCATGCCCTGCCGAGAAAAATAGTCGCGCGCGATGTTCACAAACTTGGTCGCCACGCGGACACGGGAGCCCTCATGGATCCAGCCTACTTTGGCCGCCGTCATCAATCGACACTCGGCGATACCCAGGTCGAGTGGTTCATAAAGGCCCTCGGCACCCTGCTCCATCAGGATATCTTTTCCGACAACACCCACCTGGGCTGCGCCATGACGCACATAGGTCGGCACATCGGTGCCACGCAGTATAACCAGCCGGACATCTTCCCGACTGGTCTGAAACAGCAGCTTGCGACTGGATGACAGATCCTCCAACGGCTCGATACCTGCCCGCGCGAGCATCGGCAGCGTCTCCTTGAGGATGCGCCCCTTCGTCAATGCGATTGTTAGTTGTTCGCTCATGCTAAAACCCGTGCAGTTCGGCTGTGGCCCGCATCATCACCCCTGCGACCGCGGAATGATCGACCGTCGTCGTTCCTTGTCAGGATTGCTCTCGCCACTGGGCAGGTGTATAGGTTCGGATATTCACGGCGTGGATAGACCCGTCGGCAATCCTGTCTTTTAACGCAGCATATACCACTTGCTGCTTCTGCACCGGCCGCAAGCCCTCAAATACATCACCGATAGCGGCGATATTGTAGTGGCTGCCCTCCCCCTGCACATGAAACTCACAATTCTGTAGTTGATCTTCAAGCAGAGCCTTGACTGCATCGACATCCATACATCACTCCCGGTGCCAGGCGCGCAAGCAACACGCCGCACGCCGACCCAAAAACGCCGCATTTTAGGTGAATTACGTAAGGATAGCGACCAGCCCGGCAGTTACTCCCCGGATTCAGTCTCCGCATCTACATCCACCACCACCACGACCCAGCTGTCTATGACCTTACTCAGGTCGCCCTCATGCTCGCGGGCAGACGCAAGGAACTGATCCCGATAGACCTCTCCTAAGTTGACGCTCTCGATAATGACATTGATCAGTTTCCAGTCACCAGACTTCATCTGGCCCATCTGGTACTGAATTTCATAGGGCGTATCCCGGTCGGCGTAAACCAGCTGACGCAGCGATACACGCTGACTGTCAGCGGTATCCTCATCGGGCTGCTCCAATTCGATGTCGGAGCCACCGAAAGCCAACAAACCCTTGCTGTAAGTACGCACAAGCGAGGTCCGCATAGCCTGGGTAAAGCTATCCAGCTGGTCTCTCAGCTGGCTGCGACCCGCTTCATCCAGCGACCGATAACGCTCCGAGCTGGCGTAGGGCCCCATCACCTTGCGGGCAAAACCGCGAAAATCCACCAGTGGATCCAGCAACACCTGAATCTGGGAGTAGTAACGCTCCGGATCCTCATCGACATACGGCTCCGCATCCACGACAACCGCCATAACGTCGATCGTCGTGGTATTCACAAGATCATACGCCGTAGAATCCTGTGCGTAAGTGTGCGGCGCAACGGCCGAAAACAACCAAATGATGGCCAGCAAATGAGCCCTGCCAAAGTGTCGTGACATTCCTGTTCTCCGTTTCTATAAATTTGCTACCATCATGGCACGTAATGGCCTGTATAATCGGGCCTCGAACATAACCAGACCCCGCAACCATGCTGCCCTATTACTCAGACACCCAACGCGGCCTCGCAGTTCCCTACTGCCCGGCGGCGCCTACTTTAACAGGAAATTGGCCCGCATGCTGATAGCCACGGCTATGATCCTGGTGGGCTTCATCGTGCTGATATGGAGCGCTGACCTGTTTGTCGCCGGCGCAGCCTCTATCGCCAAAAACATGGGCATGTCGCCCATTATCATCGGCCTGACCATCGTATCCATCGGCACCTCAGCACCTGAAATTCTGGTCGCTATCACCGCCTCTTTATCCGACGCAGGTGAACTTGCCATTGGCAATGCCATCGGCTCGAATATCGCCAATATCGCACTGGTGCTCGGCGTGACGCTGCTGGTCGCTCCTTTCATGGTGCACGAGCGGTGCATGAAAACCGAGTACCCCATTCTTTTGCTGGCGACCTTGTTCGTGGGCCTTTTAATCATTGACTACGGACTATCCCCCGGCAACGGCTGGCTGATGATCTTTCTGTTGGTCGTCATCATCGGCTTCCTCCTGCGCAAACAATACAAGGGTGGCAACCTGCGGGAAGAGGCCGAGGATGAAACGGAGACAGCCCTGACCCCGAAAAAAGCCTGGCTCAGTTTTCTGCTGGGGCTGGCACTGCTTGTTACCAGCTCCAAGATCCTCGTGGCAGGCGCCGTTCTCGCCGCAGAGGCACTGGGCGTGTCGGAACTCGTCATTGGCCTGACCATCGTCGCCATCGGCACCAGCCTGCCTGAACTCGCCGCCACTATCGCGAGCGCCATGCGCGGCCATACCGAAATCGCGCTGGGTAACATCATCGGATCCAACCTGTTCAACCTGCTGGCAGTCATGGCAATTCCGGGCATCGTGGCAACGCGCACTCTTGATCCGTCGGTCATCACCCGGGATTACTTCACCATGACCTTACTGACCCTGTTTTTGGGCATCGCAATCTTCATCAGCCGCAGGCGTCAGAAATCCTCCCCCGGTCATTCATATCTAGGGCGCATACTGGGCGCGCTGTTAGTCTCTTTCTATGCCCTGTATTATTACGCTCTACACGTCACCACCTAGCGTTGGAACACTTTATGTCGGAGCAGAGCTCCATGAACTACACCGATTCCGCCCGCCGCACGATTCGTCTGGAGGCGGCAGCCGTGTCGCAACTCGAAGAACGGATCGGGCAAGACTTTGATCGCGCCTGTGAGTTACTGCTAGAGACGCGTGGCCGGATTATCGTCACTGGCATGGGAAAATCGGGGCACATCGCGCGGAAAATTGCCGCGACACTGGCCAGCACAGGCTCGCCTGCGTTTTTTGTCCACCCCGGTGAGGCCAGCCATGGCGACATGGGCATGATCACGCCCGAGGATGCCGTCATCGCACTCTCCAACAGTGGTTCGGTTCCGGAGGTGATGACCCTGATGCCCCTCATGCAACGTATGGGCATTCCGCTGATCAGCATGACCGGCAACCCCGCATCACCACTGGCTCAGGCTTCTGAGGTTCACCTGAATACCGGCGTAGAAACCGAGGCCTGCCCGCTGGACCTAGCGCCCACTTCCAGTACCACCACTGCATTGGTTATGGGCGACGCGCTGGCCATTGCCCTGTTGGAAGCCCGCGGCTTTACCGCTGACGATTTTGCCTTTTCGCACCCCGGTGGAACACTCGGCCGCAAGCTGCTGCTGAAGGTACAGGATGTGATGAAGTCGGGAGATGATATCCCGGTTGTTTACGAAGACGTGCTCCTGTCAGAAGCCCTGCTGGAAATCAGCACCAAGGGCATGGGCATGACAACGGTCGCGGACGCTCGCGGGAAGCTCATAGGCGTATTCACCGACGGCGACCTGCGTCGCGCTATCGATGCGCGTACCGATATTAACGCGACCGCTATCGGGCAGCTGGTGAGCAGCGAAGCGAAGAGCGTGACTGGAGATATGTTGGCCGCTGCCGCCATGCGTATTATGGAGGAACACGAGATCAGCGCCCTCGTCGTTCTCGACGAAAATGAGGCAGCGACCGGCGTGGTGCACCTGAAGGACCTGCTGCATGCGGGCATTGCCTGACGCGGTAGCAGATCGAATGTCCTCTCCCCAAAGCCGCGCCGCAACCATTCAGCGGCTGGTAATGGATGTGGACGGCGTACTAGCCAATAGACAGATCTATTGCGGAGAAACGAGAGAAGAGCTCAAAGTCTTTGACATCAAAGATGGCCCGGGGTTACAACTCGTAAACAAGGCAGGGGTCAAACCCGCTATCATCACCGATCGTTTTGACTAGCAGAGTTCAGTTCATGAAGGCAGTGAAAAAAAAGACACCGTCGCGATTGCTGCACTACAGGCGACATCAGCGCATCGCACTCAGGTGTGCTGTGACGACACTGCTGGCACCGCTGTTTCTGATCACTCCGAGCGCGGCAGCACTGCCGGATGACAGGGAGCAGCCGATACACATCACAGCGGACAAGGCACTGCGCGATGAGGTAGAGGGCGTCACGGTCTACAGCGGCAGTGTCCACCTGGTCCAGGGCAGCATGGAGCTCGATGCTGACAAACTCACGATTTATCACACGACCGATACGGCCGATAAAATCATCGCCGAGGGCCAGCCTGCAAAAATGCGGCAACAGCCAGACATCAATAAGGCTATCGTCCACGCGCATGGGCACGTCATCACCTATTACAAAAGCGAGGATCGCGTGAACCTGCAAACGGAGGCACGCATCGAACAGGAAGGTGCCGTGGTTGAGGGTGATGCAATTGACTACTTCATTACCAAGCAGGTAATCACCGCAGAATCTGATAAGACCAACCAGAACGAGCGTGTCGTGGTGGTTATCCCCCCCAGTGTGCAACCGGGCACGGAAGATGACCGTGAGTCTGCGAACAACGGCATCACAGATTCAGTATCCACATTAGATGTCGAGGCCTCCGCCACGAATGAGCCCGGAATAGATGCGACGGCGCAGACAGAGCCCGGCAATACCCAGCGGGAAGATAAAGACAGTGGCCCAACTCAAGGCGAGTAATCTGGCAAAGAGCTACCGGGGGCGGGACGTTATCCACGATGTCTCGCTGGCGGTCGACAGTGGCCAGATCGTCGGCTTGCTGGGCCCCAATGGCGCGGGGAAAACGACTTGCTTCTACATGATCATCGGCATCATACCGGCCGACAAGGGCAGTATCAGTGTGAACGGCGCCGATATTACCGGCCTGAATATGCACCAGCGCGCTCGCCGCGGCATTGGTTACCTGCCTCAGGAAGCATCGATTTTTCGCAAGTTGACGGTGGGCGACAACATCCTCGCCATTTTGCAGACCCGACGCGACCTCAACAAAAAACAACGCCTCGAACGTCGGGATGAGCTGCTGGAAGAGTTCAATGTACAACATCTGCGCGACAGCCTCGGCCAGGCCCTGTCAGGCGGGGAAAGGCGGCGTATTGAAATCGCCCGAGCGCTGGCCACCGAGCCTGATTTCATGATGCTCGACGAGCCCTTTGCCGGCGTCGACCCAATTTCCGTCAGCGACATCAAACAAATCATTAATCACCTGCGCGCGCGGGGCATCGGCATCCTCATCACAGACCACAATGTCCGCGACACGCTGGATATCTGTGAAAAAGCCTATATCGCCGGCGAGGGTAGAATCATCGCGTCGGGCACCGCCCAGGACGTCCTGGACAATGAGCACGTGCGGCAGATTTATCTGGGTGACCAGTTCCAGATGTAACCGCATCAAAGGGCCGCAACACCCCTTGGTAAAGCTCGCAATTGCAGAGCGCCTCACAAATCCGGGCAGTATTTCCCTCGGCTCACCGCTACTCCTAGCAAAATTCACGCCACAATTGTTGCAAGCGCTGGCCAGCGAGGGCTACACTCCAACTGAATACTGACTGCACGACACTATTGCCAGCAGGAGACATGCGACAAGCGGGCTTTTCATGAAGCAATCACTACAGCTCAAAATGGGCCAGCAGCTGACGATGACGCCGCAGTTGCAGCAGGCTATCCGACTACTGCAGCTGTCCACGCTGGACCTACAACACGAGATACAGGAGGCACTGGACAGTAATCCGCTGCTGGATGTCTCAGAGGATGACGGCAGCGACACCTCCGACACACCAGCCGATAGCGCGGAACAGCCCGTCGACAACGAAGCGCCGGATGCGTCGCAGCACACTCTCGAGTCGGATGGCACTGACACCGCTGAAAAAGGCGACCTCGAAGAGACTACCGAATGGAGTGTCGCTGAACAAACCGACGCCGGCACTCTACCCGAGGACCTGCCGGTGGACGCACAGTGGGACGACCTGCTCCCTTCCGCCTCGGCCTCAGCACCTCCGCCAGATGACGGCTTTGACGGTGACATGGCAGGCCGCAATACACCGAGCGAATCACTGCGCGAAAAACTGCTGTGGCAACTCGGCCTGACTCGCCTCTCCGACACTGACAGGCTCATTGCCCTGGCGGTTATCGACGATACCGACGCCAACGGGCGTTTGCTAAGCAGCGTCGAGTCGATTCACGAGTCGCTATCGCAAGACCTTGAGATTGAGGAGGACGAAGTAGTCGCCGTACTGCATCGCCTGCAGCAATTCGAGCCCGCCGGCATGTGCGCCAGAGACTTACAGGAGTGCCTGCTGATCCAGCTGGATCAGCTCCCCGCCGATACCGAGTGGCTGAAGCAAGCAAAACTCGTCATCAGCCGCTACCTGCCCCAGCTGGGCACCAGTGATTTTGCCCAGATCCTGCGGCGCACCCGCCTCAAAGAACACGAACTGAAAGCGGTCATGGCCCTCATTCAGTCACTAAACCCGAACCCGGGTCTCACCGCCGTGCCGGAAGCGGTTGAGTATGTCGTACCCGATGTCTTTGTCAGCAAGAACGGTGGCCGCTGGGTAGTCGAATTGAACCCCGATATTGCACCAAAATTGCGTATCAACAGCAATTATGCGAGCCTGATCAGACGCGCAGACAACAGCCCTGACAATACCTACTTACGCGATAACCTGCAGGAAGCACGCTGGTTTCTCAAGAGCCTGAACAGCCGTAACGAGACCCTGATGAAAGTCTCCAGTAAAATTGTAGAGCACCAGCGCAACTTTCTCGAATACGGCGCCGAAGCGATGAAACCTCTCGTTCTGCACGACATTGCAGAGGCCGTCGATATGCATGAATCTACGGTGTCCCGGGCCACGACCAACAAATACATGCATACACCCCGCGGCATTTTCGAACTGAAATATTTTTTCTCCAGCCATGTAGCAACCACTGCTGGCGGCGAGTGCTCCTCTACGGCAATACGGGCACTGATCAAAAAGCTGGTGGCAGCGGAGAATCCCAAGCGTCCCCTGAGCGACAACAAGATCACCTTGCTACTGCAGGAACAGGGTATCGAGGTTGCGAGACGCACCATTGCCAAGTACAGGGACACACTGTTCATTCCTCCGTCCAACGAGCGAAAAAGGTTAGTCTAAACTAAATACAGGGCCCTCCCGGCGTCGGGTCTTGCCCATCCATCTGCAAAAGAGAGTTTTTTATGCAACTGAACATCACCGGTCACCATCTCGAAATATCCTCTTCACTGAAATCCTATGTAGAAAGCAAACTGGAACGACTGCAGCGGCACTTTGATCAGATCACGACGACTCATGTCATTCTCAGTGTCGAAAAAATGGTGCAGAAAGCCGAGGCGACTGTGCATATCGCCGGCGCCGACCTGTTCGCACACGCAGAATCCGAGGACATGTATGCCGCCATAGACGCTCTGGCGGATAAACTTGATCGCCAGCTCATCAAGCATAAACAAAAGCACCGGGGGCATTGATTCCGCGACTATGTCGACAATAAGCGAGATCCTGACACAAGAGCGCACCGTTTGCTGTGTACCGAGTGTCAGCAAGAAAAGACTGTTTGAAAATATCGCCAAAATCGTTTGCAACGACCAGCGATCAATGTCCTATGACGATGTTCTCGACAGGCTTATCGCCCGAGAGAAGCTCGGCAGCACCGCGGTGGGGGGCGGCATTGCCATTCCCCACAGCCGTGTGAGCCGCTGCACGACACCGGTCGGCGTTCTCATCAGTCTCGAGGAGCCGATTCCCTTCGATGCCCCCGACGACATGCCGGTCGACCTGCTGTTTACGTTGCTGGTCCCGGAAGAGGCACACCAACAGCACCTCGATATTCTGGCGGCCATAGCACAATTGTTCAGTGTGCCAAGCTTCTGCGAAAAACTGCGCAGCGCCGGAAGCAGTCGTGCACTGTACGAACTCATCTGCCATCAGGCAAAAACTGCGTGAGACTGATTATCATCAGTGGTCGTTCCGGTTCGGGCAAGAGTACAGCGCTCAACCAGCTGGAGGACGAGGGGTTTTACTGTATAGATAACCTGCCTGCTTCACTGCTGCCCGCGCTGGTAAAGAAAACCAGCGGCGAGGAGTTCGAGCTGTTCAGCGGCACCGCGGTATGCATTGACGCACGCAACGCCTGGAAAGACCTGCGCGATTTTGGCGCCATACTGGCATCACTGCCGTCATCGGTTCAGACCCAGGTTCTGTTTCTCAACGCACAGGAGGTCACCCTGTTGCAG from the Candidatus Marimicrobium litorale genome contains:
- a CDS encoding PTS sugar transporter subunit IIA; this encodes MSTISEILTQERTVCCVPSVSKKRLFENIAKIVCNDQRSMSYDDVLDRLIAREKLGSTAVGGGIAIPHSRVSRCTTPVGVLISLEEPIPFDAPDDMPVDLLFTLLVPEEAHQQHLDILAAIAQLFSVPSFCEKLRSAGSSRALYELICHQAKTA
- the hpf gene encoding ribosome hibernation-promoting factor, HPF/YfiA family, coding for MQLNITGHHLEISSSLKSYVESKLERLQRHFDQITTTHVILSVEKMVQKAEATVHIAGADLFAHAESEDMYAAIDALADKLDRQLIKHKQKHRGH
- a CDS encoding RNA polymerase factor sigma-54, which produces MKQSLQLKMGQQLTMTPQLQQAIRLLQLSTLDLQHEIQEALDSNPLLDVSEDDGSDTSDTPADSAEQPVDNEAPDASQHTLESDGTDTAEKGDLEETTEWSVAEQTDAGTLPEDLPVDAQWDDLLPSASASAPPPDDGFDGDMAGRNTPSESLREKLLWQLGLTRLSDTDRLIALAVIDDTDANGRLLSSVESIHESLSQDLEIEEDEVVAVLHRLQQFEPAGMCARDLQECLLIQLDQLPADTEWLKQAKLVISRYLPQLGTSDFAQILRRTRLKEHELKAVMALIQSLNPNPGLTAVPEAVEYVVPDVFVSKNGGRWVVELNPDIAPKLRINSNYASLIRRADNSPDNTYLRDNLQEARWFLKSLNSRNETLMKVSSKIVEHQRNFLEYGAEAMKPLVLHDIAEAVDMHESTVSRATTNKYMHTPRGIFELKYFFSSHVATTAGGECSSTAIRALIKKLVAAENPKRPLSDNKITLLLQEQGIEVARRTIAKYRDTLFIPPSNERKRLV